Proteins encoded by one window of Vitis vinifera cultivar Pinot Noir 40024 chromosome 10, ASM3070453v1:
- the LOC100256602 gene encoding putative GEM-like protein 8, which produces MKNQLAGQIIGIPVSRQNENPSSSNTSLALTHSKILSLSSILSHSFLLCISATVLENFNGSPFANGVVLKNAGKVDRKKKMNRHEKKDYNFVQGIREHVRLGPKISETVKGKLSLGARILQLGGVKRVFKQIFGVREGEKLLKASQCYLSTTAGPLAGLLFISTQRVAFCSERSIKFSSPNGELVRFHYKVSIPLRKVKRVDPSENVKNPSQKYMEIVTVDNFDFWFMGFLNYQKSFNCLQQALSQS; this is translated from the exons ATGAAGAACCAACTTGCAGGACAGATCATTGGAATCCCAGTTAGCCGCCAAAATGAGAATCCCTCTTCCTCAAATACATCTCTGGCATTAACTCATAGCAAGATTCTCTCTCTATCAAGCATACTCAGCCACTCTTTTCTACTTTGCATATCAGCTACGGTCCTAGAGAACTTCAATGGAAGTCCTTTTGCTAATGGGGTTGTCTTAAAAAATGCAGGTAAGGTGGacagaaagaagaaaatgaacagACATGAGAAAAAGGACTATAATTTTGTACAGGGAATCAGAGAGCATG TGAGATTAGGGCCTAAGATCTCTGAAACTGTGAAAGGGAAGTTGAGCTTGGGGGCTAGAATTCTTCAACTAGGGGGAGTGAAGAGAGTTTTCAAGCAAATTTTTGGAGTTCGAGAAGGAGAGAAGCTATTGAAGGCTTCTCAATGCTATTTATCAACAACAGCAGGCCCTCTAGCTGGCCTCCTCTTTATCTCTACTCAAAGGGTTGCCTTTTGCAGTGAGAGATCAATCAAATTCTCTTCTCCAAATGGTGAATTGGTTAGATTCCATTACAAG GTCTCAATCCCACTGAGAAAGGTAAAGAGAGTAGACCCAAGTGAGAATGTGAAAAACCCATCTCAGAAGTACATGGAAATAGTCACTGTGGATAATTTTGACTTCTGGTTTATGGGATTCTTGAATTACCAGAAATCTTTCAACTGTCTCCAACAGGCACTGTCTCAATCTTGA
- the LOC132252592 gene encoding GEM-like protein 4: protein MKQHSIRLAPRIFETVKGKLSLGARILQQGGMKRIFKQLFGVTEGENLLKASQCYLSTTAGPIAGLLFLSTQRVAFCSERSIKFSSPNGELVRFYYKVSIPLRKIKRVDQSENMKNPSQKYMEVVTADDFEFWFMGFLNYQKAFNCLQKALMSQS from the exons ATGAAACAACATTCTA TAAGATTGGCGCCTAGGATCTTTGAAACTGTGAAGGGAAAGCTGAGCTTGGGGGCAAGGATTCTTCAACAAGGAGGCATGAAGAGAATTTTTAAGCAACTTTTTGGGGTTACGGAAGGAGAGAATCTGTTGAAGGCTTCTCAATGCTATTTATCAACAACAGCAGGCCCCATAGCAGGcctcctctttctctctacTCAGAGGGTTGCCTTTTGCAGTGAGAGATCCATCAAATTCTCTTCTCCAAATGGTGAATTGGTTAGATTCTATTACAAG gtTTCAATCCCACTGAGAAAGATAAAGAGAGTAGACCAAAGTGAGAATATGAAAAATCCATCTCAGAAGTACATGGAAGTAGTCACTGCTGATGATTTTGAATTCTGGTTTATGGGGTTCTTGAATTATCAGAAAGCTTTTAACTGTCTCCAAAAGGCATTAATGTCTCAATCTTGA
- the LOC100241201 gene encoding putative GEM-like protein 8: MGFFQIADKVDRMKNMMNKHGQKADNFVHGIREHLRIGSTLSETVKGKLSMGARILQLGGVKRVFKRIFGIGEGEKLLKASQCYLSTTAGPIAGLLFISTQRVAFCSERSIKISSPNSELVSIPLRNIKRVNQSANVKMPSQKYMEIVTIDNFEFWYMGFLNYQKAFHCLQQALSQSQI, from the exons ATGGGGTTCTTTCAAATTGCAGATAAAGTGGATAGAATGAAGAATATGATGAACAAACATGGACAAAAGGCTGATAATTTTGTGCATGGGATCAGAGAGCATC TAAGAATAGGTTCCACGCTCTCTGAAACTGTGAAAGGGAAGTTGAGCATGGGGGCCAGGATCCTTCAATTAGGAGGAGTGAAGAGAGTTTTCAAGCGAATTTTCGGTATTGGAGAAGGAGAGAAGCTGTTGAAGGCTTCTCAATGCTACTTATCCACAACAGCAGGCCCTATAGCTGGCCTCCTCTTTATCTCTACTCAAAGGGTTGCCTTTTGCAGTGAGAGATCAATCAAAATTTCCTCTCCAAATAGTGAATTG GTCTCCATCCCACTAAGAAACATAAAGAGAGTCAACCAAAGTGCAAATGTGAAAATGCCATCACAGAAATACATGGAAATAGTTACTATCGACAACTTCGAGTTCTGGTATATGGGGTTCTTGAATTATCAGAAAGCTTTCCACTGTCTTCAACAGGCACTCTCTCAATCTCAAATATGA